In Anaerobacillus isosaccharinicus, one genomic interval encodes:
- the katG gene encoding catalase/peroxidase HPI, with protein sequence MEAKDNANIGKCPFGHGSSTSHTSNGTSNKDWWPNQLNLNILHQHDRKSNPMGEEFDYAEEFNKLDYDALKQDLYNLMTDSQDWWPADYGHYGPFFIRMSWHAAGTYRTGDGRGGAGTGNQRFAPLNSWPDNGNLDKARRLLWPIKQKYGNKISWADLLVLAGNAAIESMGGKTFGFGGGRADIWHPEEDIYWGNETEWLGDKRYSGERDLENPLAAVQMGLIYVNPEGPNGKPDPIASAKDIRDTFARMGMNDEETVALIAGGHTFGKAHGAGDAAHVGPEPEAAPIEAQGLGWLSSYGSGKGRDTITSGIEGAWTANPTQWDNGYFELLFGYEWWLTKSPAGAWIWHIVDPDEKHLAPDAEDPSIKVPTMMTTADMALRFDPIYEKISRRFYENPEEFADAFARAWFKLLHRDMGPKARYLGPEVPQEDLIWQDPVPTVDYDLTDAEVAELKRKILDSGLTVSELVTTAWASASTFRGSDNRGGANGARIRLAPQKDWEVNQPEQLTKVLNVLEGIQNQLDKKVSIADLIVLGGSAAVEKAARVAGFDVTVPFVAGRGDATQEQTDVEGFEVLEPIADGFRNYQKKQYSVSAEELLVDKAQLLNLTAPEMTVLIGGMRVLGTNHGGTDHGVFTDTVGTLTNDFFVNLLDMGVQWKPVDGHVFEGRDRKTGEVVRTATRVDLVFGSNSVLRAIAEVYAQDDSKEKFVRDFVAAWVKVMNADRFDLNQVDLKKAQLSSK encoded by the coding sequence ATGGAAGCCAAAGACAATGCTAACATTGGGAAATGCCCGTTTGGTCACGGTAGCTCTACTAGTCACACATCTAATGGTACATCAAATAAAGACTGGTGGCCAAATCAATTGAACTTGAACATTCTACATCAGCATGACAGAAAGTCTAACCCTATGGGAGAAGAATTTGATTATGCAGAAGAATTTAATAAGCTAGACTATGATGCTCTTAAACAGGACCTTTACAACTTAATGACAGACAGTCAAGATTGGTGGCCTGCTGACTATGGACACTATGGTCCGTTCTTTATCCGTATGTCTTGGCACGCAGCTGGTACATATCGTACAGGTGACGGCCGTGGTGGTGCTGGAACTGGCAACCAGCGCTTTGCTCCACTTAACAGCTGGCCTGACAACGGCAACCTTGATAAAGCCCGTCGACTGCTTTGGCCAATTAAGCAAAAGTATGGTAACAAGATCTCTTGGGCCGACTTGCTTGTATTAGCAGGGAATGCTGCGATTGAATCAATGGGCGGTAAGACATTTGGCTTTGGAGGAGGACGCGCTGACATTTGGCATCCAGAAGAAGATATCTACTGGGGGAATGAGACTGAATGGCTAGGTGATAAGCGTTATTCTGGAGAGCGTGATCTTGAAAATCCACTAGCTGCTGTTCAAATGGGTCTTATCTATGTTAACCCTGAAGGGCCAAATGGAAAACCAGATCCAATTGCAAGTGCTAAGGACATTCGTGACACGTTCGCGCGTATGGGTATGAACGACGAAGAAACAGTGGCACTTATAGCTGGTGGACATACATTTGGTAAAGCGCATGGTGCTGGAGATGCAGCCCACGTTGGTCCAGAACCTGAAGCTGCTCCTATTGAAGCACAAGGTCTTGGTTGGCTAAGCTCCTACGGCAGCGGTAAAGGCCGTGACACTATTACGAGCGGTATTGAAGGAGCATGGACTGCTAACCCAACACAATGGGATAACGGTTATTTTGAATTATTATTCGGCTATGAATGGTGGCTTACTAAGAGTCCGGCTGGTGCGTGGATCTGGCATATTGTAGATCCTGATGAGAAGCACTTAGCCCCAGATGCAGAAGATCCATCAATTAAGGTTCCAACAATGATGACAACTGCTGATATGGCGTTACGTTTTGATCCAATTTATGAAAAAATTTCTCGTCGTTTCTATGAAAATCCAGAAGAATTTGCGGATGCATTTGCTCGAGCATGGTTCAAATTATTGCACCGTGACATGGGTCCTAAAGCAAGATATCTAGGTCCAGAGGTTCCACAAGAAGATCTTATCTGGCAAGACCCTGTACCAACGGTTGATTATGACCTAACAGATGCCGAAGTAGCCGAGCTTAAAAGAAAAATTCTAGACTCAGGACTTACAGTCAGCGAGCTAGTAACAACTGCTTGGGCTTCTGCTAGTACGTTCCGCGGCTCAGACAATCGTGGTGGCGCTAACGGTGCTCGCATCCGTCTTGCTCCACAAAAAGATTGGGAAGTTAACCAACCAGAACAACTTACAAAAGTACTAAATGTATTAGAAGGCATTCAAAATCAATTAGATAAAAAAGTAAGCATTGCTGATTTAATCGTACTAGGCGGTAGTGCAGCAGTAGAAAAAGCTGCACGAGTGGCAGGCTTTGATGTGACTGTTCCATTTGTTGCTGGACGTGGTGATGCAACCCAAGAGCAAACAGATGTAGAAGGCTTTGAAGTGCTAGAGCCTATCGCTGATGGTTTCCGCAACTATCAAAAGAAGCAATATAGTGTAAGTGCTGAAGAGCTATTAGTAGACAAAGCACAACTGCTAAACCTTACTGCACCTGAAATGACTGTACTTATTGGCGGTATGCGTGTTCTTGGCACAAACCACGGTGGTACAGATCACGGAGTATTCACTGATACTGTAGGTACACTGACTAATGACTTCTTTGTTAACTTGCTTGACATGGGAGTACAATGGAAACCAGTGGACGGACACGTTTTTGAAGGACGTGATCGTAAAACAGGTGAAGTAGTACGAACAGCAACTAGAGTTGACTTAGTATTCGGTTCAAACTCAGTGCTCCGTGCCATAGCAGAGGTTTATGCTCAAGACGATAGCAAAGAGAAATTTGTACGTGACTTTGTTGCTGCTTGGGTAAAAGTGATGAACGCAGATCGCTTCGATCTTAATCAAGTAGATCTTAAGAAAGCTCAATTATCTAGCAAATAA
- a CDS encoding nucleotidyltransferase domain-containing protein: MNENVLLEKVTNHLKKKYNSHTMILYGSYSSGDFTEESDLDIVCFSDITVNKNDIEFFEDKQLDVWIYNTKKMDNPEQFLRVNKGQILLNDKGVAEEFLLEIENIFNKGPKKLSNEEKEFLKGWLRKMYLRSNKNDIEGDYRFHWMLKDSLEIYFDLKGLWYLGPKKAISWLNDNDEIAYNLFRNALAKDAKKNNIEQLIDYLNGI, from the coding sequence ATGAACGAAAATGTATTATTAGAAAAAGTAACAAATCATCTAAAGAAAAAATATAATTCACATACAATGATATTATATGGTTCATACAGTAGTGGTGATTTTACTGAGGAAAGTGACTTAGATATTGTTTGTTTTTCCGATATAACTGTGAATAAAAATGACATTGAATTTTTTGAAGATAAACAATTAGATGTTTGGATATACAATACGAAAAAGATGGATAATCCTGAACAATTTTTGCGTGTTAATAAAGGGCAAATATTGCTAAATGATAAGGGGGTGGCCGAGGAGTTTTTATTAGAAATTGAAAATATATTTAATAAAGGTCCAAAAAAGCTATCTAATGAAGAAAAAGAGTTTTTAAAAGGATGGCTAAGAAAAATGTATCTAAGGTCTAACAAAAATGACATCGAGGGTGATTATAGGTTTCATTGGATGCTTAAAGACAGCTTGGAAATCTATTTTGATTTAAAAGGTTTATGGTATTTAGGACCGAAAAAAGCAATCAGTTGGCTAAATGATAATGATGAGATTGCTTATAATCTTTTTAGAAATGCATTAGCAAAAGATGCAAAGAAGAATAATATTGAACAATTAATTGACTACTTGAACGGAATTTAG
- a CDS encoding ExeA family protein produces MYKSFYSLARVPFSKDIRPSEAYLSPDYQGALQALNYLQKSKGMGLLIGDPGAGKTFTLRSFKESLNPSLYHVVYFPLSTGGVMDFYRGLAYGLGEEPKFRKVDLFRQIQQGIERMSVERKITPVFILDEMHMAKDAFLQDIALLFNFQMDSTNPFILILAGLPHLKTRLALNHNRPLSQRMIMKYEIQSLSKEEVSDYINHHMKLAGAKMPIFTETAIEAIATRSQGCPRVINKLTINSLLFGSQLKKEQIDEEIVRLAIEENGLS; encoded by the coding sequence ATGTATAAATCATTTTACTCCCTAGCACGAGTACCATTCTCAAAGGATATACGACCTTCGGAGGCATATCTTTCTCCTGATTACCAAGGTGCTTTACAAGCATTAAATTATCTACAGAAATCAAAGGGAATGGGCCTTCTAATTGGCGATCCTGGTGCAGGAAAAACCTTTACCTTACGGTCCTTTAAGGAATCATTAAACCCGTCTTTATATCATGTAGTCTATTTCCCTCTTTCAACGGGCGGTGTTATGGATTTTTATCGAGGATTAGCCTATGGATTAGGAGAGGAACCGAAGTTCCGTAAAGTCGATCTATTCAGGCAAATTCAACAAGGGATTGAGCGCATGTCAGTGGAACGCAAGATTACCCCTGTTTTCATTTTGGATGAAATGCATATGGCAAAGGATGCGTTTTTGCAGGATATAGCGCTATTATTTAACTTTCAAATGGATTCAACCAATCCATTTATCCTAATTTTAGCTGGGTTACCTCACTTAAAAACTAGATTAGCACTAAACCATAATCGCCCACTCTCACAGAGAATGATTATGAAGTACGAGATCCAGTCATTATCTAAAGAGGAAGTATCAGACTATATAAATCACCATATGAAGTTAGCTGGAGCAAAAATGCCCATTTTTACGGAAACCGCTATAGAAGCAATTGCCACACGCTCTCAAGGTTGTCCAAGGGTTATAAATAAATTAACCATTAACAGTTTATTATTTGGGTCTCAATTAAAGAAAGAACAGATAGATGAGGAAATCGTCAGATTAGCTATTGAGGAAAATGGATTATCGTGA
- a CDS encoding DUF5348 domain-containing protein translates to MKRGILVFDHHQGEWRVWIGQQPYWIEQGYTFELRIKNRHFHAYLEKDFDWFVTLDQEVRFVLHTYEVYKIRLILQDYIRIDASL, encoded by the coding sequence GTGAAACGCGGGATACTAGTATTTGACCACCATCAGGGGGAATGGCGAGTATGGATTGGGCAGCAACCTTACTGGATAGAACAAGGTTACACGTTTGAACTTCGGATTAAGAACAGGCATTTTCATGCTTATTTAGAAAAGGATTTTGATTGGTTCGTAACTCTAGATCAGGAGGTAAGGTTTGTCCTGCATACTTATGAGGTTTACAAAATACGGCTAATACTACAGGATTATATTCGCATCGATGCCTCTTTATAG
- a CDS encoding GNAT family N-acetyltransferase, with translation MCPFTPINQNIYGIDQFIGETQLWGKGIGTSMIQMMLNYLSNNKGASSVLLEVKKYNHRAIASYKKCGFREIKELNDDLVLMEWMKTID, from the coding sequence ATGTGCCCGTTTACACCAATAAACCAAAATATTTATGGAATAGACCAATTCATTGGAGAAACTCAATTATGGGGTAAAGGGATCGGTACATCAATGATTCAAATGATGTTAAACTACCTTAGTAATAATAAAGGTGCTTCTAGTGTTTTATTAGAGGTAAAAAAATATAATCATAGAGCAATTGCAAGTTATAAGAAATGTGGTTTTAGAGAAATTAAAGAACTTAACGATGACCTAGTCTTAATGGAATGGATGAAAACAATCGACTAA